One region of Solanum pennellii chromosome 6, SPENNV200 genomic DNA includes:
- the LOC107022374 gene encoding uncharacterized protein LOC107022374 yields MATEILRPQDILTQWFRVSPSVCYRRRNNFGNGNEYISSRSSYGNRKQVVRTEKERSEKKKVRNQPEPLMRRRSASSDDLRPTLNAGKSNGGVVMGQVTILRRGESLDSLNSVYGTGPGQREKVHKQIRVGLSSADVYAGSAFSNSPSPRALPLPSFFNKKQEDFKSDDFASRDLRRLLRLEH; encoded by the coding sequence atggcaACAGAGATTTTGCGGCCGCAGGATATATTAACTCAATGGTTCAGAGTTTCACCGTCGGTGTGTTATCGTCGGAGAAACAATTTTGGAAACGGAAATGAGTATATTAGCTCTAGGTCATCTTATGGGAACCGGAAACAGGTGGTTAGAACGGAAAAGGAAAGATCTGAGAAGAAGAAGGTGAGAAACCAACCTGAGCCGTTGATGAGGAGGAGATCTGCGAGTTCCGATGATTTGAGACCGACTCTCAACGCCGGTAAGTCTAACGGTGGCGTAGTTATGGGACAGGTAACGATTTTGAGGAGAGGCGAGTCTTTGGATTCGCTGAACTCCGTTTATGGAACCGGACCGGGTCAACGCGAAAAGGTGCACAAGCAGATCCGGGTCGGGTTATCATCGGCCGACGTCTACGCCGGTTCAGCTTTTTCAAATTCGCCGTCGCCTAGAGCTCTTCCGTTGCCTTCCTTTTTCAACAAAAAGCAAGAGGATTTCAAGTCTGATGACTTCGCCAGTAGAGATTTGAGGCGCTTGCTCCGGCTGGAACACTAG